A genomic segment from Haloarcula limicola encodes:
- a CDS encoding gamma-glutamylcyclotransferase family protein — translation MDVFVYGTLVQAQTAAAVLDEFEYLGPATVTGLHRVEGRYPTLAPGGSVSGRLLRTAERDALDRYEGVDSNLYVRCTLPVETGETDETDEADGASDTVECYLGDPAPLDAPVEWPGDGTFEERVRRYCRDERVVVRRE, via the coding sequence ATGGACGTGTTCGTCTACGGGACGCTCGTGCAGGCGCAGACGGCCGCTGCGGTGCTCGACGAGTTCGAGTATCTCGGCCCGGCCACCGTTACCGGTCTGCACCGCGTCGAAGGTCGGTATCCGACGCTCGCTCCGGGCGGGTCGGTTAGCGGTCGACTGTTACGCACCGCCGAGCGAGACGCGCTCGACCGGTACGAGGGCGTCGACTCGAACCTGTACGTCCGCTGTACGCTCCCGGTCGAGACGGGCGAGACGGATGAGACGGACGAAGCGGACGGGGCGAGCGACACCGTCGAGTGTTATCTGGGAGACCCCGCCCCGCTCGACGCGCCCGTCGAGTGGCCGGGCGACGGCACCTTCGAGGAACGAGTCCGGCGCTACTGCCGAGACGAGCGCGTCGTCGTCAGGCGAGAGTGA
- a CDS encoding DedA family protein, whose product MVDATAVALDLLRLYGPLALCLFTFLETSMLFPFLPSEVVVPAAAALLVTGPTSLLVFVLAATVGGTVGAFLPFYVCYSPRVGARDWLRGPISVSDERIDRGKAWFRRWGESSVLWGRFLPVLRSVISIPAGFAEMSPARFGVFTTIGTAGFYAATGALVYYGRRESVFEAAFAAAADRPALTALVALALFGFGVAAGRRSARSNG is encoded by the coding sequence ATGGTCGACGCGACTGCCGTAGCATTAGATCTCCTCCGGCTCTACGGCCCGCTGGCGCTGTGTCTGTTCACCTTCTTAGAGACGTCGATGCTCTTCCCGTTTCTCCCGAGCGAAGTCGTCGTTCCGGCGGCCGCCGCGCTGCTGGTGACCGGCCCGACGTCGCTACTCGTCTTCGTGCTTGCGGCCACCGTCGGCGGGACGGTCGGCGCGTTCCTCCCGTTCTACGTCTGTTACAGCCCCCGAGTCGGCGCGCGCGACTGGCTGCGCGGGCCGATCAGCGTCTCGGACGAGCGGATCGACCGGGGAAAGGCGTGGTTCCGAAGGTGGGGGGAGTCGTCGGTGCTCTGGGGTCGGTTTCTCCCCGTCCTCCGGTCCGTCATCTCCATCCCGGCGGGGTTCGCCGAGATGAGCCCGGCGCGCTTCGGCGTCTTCACGACGATCGGCACGGCCGGGTTCTACGCCGCCACGGGGGCGCTCGTCTACTACGGCCGCCGGGAATCGGTCTTCGAAGCGGCGTTCGCCGCGGCCGCCGATCGACCGGCGCTGACGGCGCTCGTAGCGCTCGCGCTTTTCGGATTCGGCGTCGCCGCCGGTCGACGCTCCGCGCGCTCGAACGGATAA
- a CDS encoding archaea-specific SMC-related protein — MDPATAAGDRATFTVEDVGGIDSTTVELAPGVTVLAGRNATNRTSFLQAIMAAHGSDWTSVKGDADRGRVELELGEETYARTLSRTEDGIVGSGSGILADPTLANLFAFLLEDNEARRAVVRGDDLRDIIMRPVDVATLRREIRDAEQRKEAIDDDLDRIESLKRELPELEGRRSELQTEIEDVRSDLRSVEERIEERDLDVDVTRQSRDELEATLDELQATRAERRRVREDVQSEQESIAALREERGRLAAERAGLADAPEDRLTDLESEITRRRERKRELSQYTTRLQNVIGFNEELLAGEHTQITDAIKRKPESVGDITDQLYQGSKTTCWTCGSQVKRERIESTLSSMREHRQETLSDVDAIEDELDDLTDRRDDIQETLERQRELDETIDDVDEEIERRQSAVADLRERRDNLSSRIAELEDEVAELRSDEFDEVLELHAEANELEFELDALESEYDDVNEEIEEMEAEIRRDDALLARREDVVEELIDLRTRVDTLEAEATEQFNERMADLLALLDYDNVERIWLERVDTPGGTVETVEADDVVEGSTFELHVVRSSEGGTVYEDRVAHLSESEREVTGLVFALAGYLVHDVHETVPFMLLDSLEAIDAERIASLVEYFAAYPTYLVVALLPEDARALSEEYPRVTDI, encoded by the coding sequence GCCGCCCACGGGAGCGACTGGACGAGCGTGAAGGGCGACGCCGACCGCGGTCGCGTCGAACTCGAACTGGGCGAGGAGACGTACGCGAGAACCCTCTCCAGAACCGAGGACGGTATCGTCGGGTCGGGATCGGGAATCCTCGCCGACCCGACGCTGGCGAACCTATTCGCGTTCCTGCTCGAAGACAACGAGGCCCGTCGCGCCGTCGTACGCGGCGACGACCTCCGGGACATCATCATGCGCCCGGTCGACGTGGCGACGCTCCGCCGGGAGATACGCGACGCCGAACAGCGCAAGGAGGCCATCGACGACGACCTCGACCGCATCGAGTCGCTCAAGCGCGAGCTGCCGGAACTCGAAGGGCGACGGAGCGAACTGCAGACCGAGATCGAGGACGTCCGAAGCGACCTCCGGTCCGTCGAAGAGCGGATCGAGGAACGGGACTTAGACGTCGACGTCACGCGGCAGAGCCGAGACGAACTCGAAGCGACGCTGGACGAGTTGCAGGCGACGCGGGCCGAACGCCGGCGCGTCCGGGAGGACGTCCAGTCCGAACAGGAGAGCATCGCGGCCCTGCGGGAGGAGCGCGGACGGCTCGCGGCCGAACGCGCCGGCCTCGCCGACGCCCCCGAGGATCGGCTGACCGACCTCGAATCGGAGATCACTCGCCGCCGCGAACGCAAGCGCGAACTCTCGCAGTACACGACGCGGCTGCAGAACGTCATCGGGTTCAACGAGGAGCTGCTCGCGGGCGAACACACACAGATCACCGACGCCATCAAGCGGAAGCCCGAGAGCGTCGGCGACATCACCGACCAGCTGTACCAGGGGTCGAAGACCACCTGCTGGACCTGCGGGTCGCAGGTGAAACGCGAGCGCATCGAGTCGACGCTCTCGAGCATGCGAGAGCACCGACAGGAGACGCTCTCGGACGTGGACGCTATCGAGGACGAACTGGACGACCTCACCGACAGGCGCGACGACATCCAGGAGACGCTCGAACGGCAGCGGGAACTCGACGAGACCATCGACGACGTGGACGAGGAGATCGAGCGCCGCCAGTCCGCGGTGGCGGACCTCCGCGAACGCCGCGACAACCTCTCCTCGCGCATCGCCGAGCTCGAAGACGAGGTCGCCGAACTGCGCTCCGACGAGTTCGACGAGGTACTGGAACTCCACGCCGAGGCGAACGAACTGGAGTTCGAACTGGACGCCCTCGAATCGGAGTACGACGACGTGAACGAGGAGATCGAGGAGATGGAAGCGGAGATCAGACGCGACGACGCGCTGCTCGCCCGCCGCGAGGACGTCGTCGAGGAGCTCATCGACCTGCGGACCCGCGTCGACACGCTGGAGGCCGAGGCGACCGAGCAGTTCAACGAGCGGATGGCGGATCTGCTGGCGCTGCTCGATTACGACAACGTCGAGCGCATCTGGCTCGAACGGGTGGACACGCCGGGCGGCACCGTCGAGACCGTCGAAGCCGACGACGTCGTCGAGGGCTCGACCTTCGAGCTACACGTCGTCCGGAGCTCGGAGGGCGGGACGGTGTACGAGGACAGGGTCGCCCACCTCAGCGAGAGCGAACGTGAGGTGACGGGGCTGGTGTTCGCGCTGGCCGGCTACCTCGTCCACGACGTCCACGAGACGGTGCCGTTCATGCTGTTGGACTCGCTCGAAGCCATCGACGCCGAACGCATCGCGTCGCTCGTCGAGTACTTCGCGGCGTACCCGACGTATCTCGTGGTCGCGCTGCTGCCGGAGGACGCGCGGGCGCTCTCCGAGGAGTATCCCCGGGTCACGGACATCTAA
- a CDS encoding sulfatase has product MSAHSNDGRVESRPNVVVFVMDTTRALDTVPADADVSPTRAALADEGTEYGQAFSAAPWTLPSHGSLFTGTYPSKHRANGDRTRLDRELPTVAELFGDAGYETVGVSNNVWITEEFGFSRGFETFHAREGSWRDRETLGDLLRNPSGSDGPGFSFTEALSGCLSRDSEAERDKGAERSIEWVREWLQTRNRTRPFFLFVNCIEPHLEYRPPEAYAERFLPEGWSYEEAMAIPQGPREFDVGEFDLSTEELAVLRRLYRAEIAYMDDQLGTVVDALEATGERDETVMAVTSDHGENIGEHGFLGHQYSLYDTVLHVPLVLSGGRFDDDAVTGERMVQTLDLAPTLLDAAGIEAPDAREEFQGRSFHPSADTDPRSKAFAEYAAPRPPIEKLEERFDEIPERIYDLQRSIKAVRTETHKYVRCSDGDEELYEVAADPGETTDISGEATERASDLEASLDSWLASFEQTERTETETVSVEQSTEQRLADLGYL; this is encoded by the coding sequence ATGAGTGCCCACTCGAACGACGGGCGGGTAGAGTCCCGTCCGAACGTGGTCGTGTTCGTCATGGACACGACGCGAGCGCTAGATACGGTCCCGGCGGACGCCGACGTGTCGCCGACCAGAGCGGCACTCGCCGACGAGGGGACCGAATACGGACAGGCGTTCTCCGCGGCACCCTGGACGCTCCCGTCTCACGGGTCGCTGTTCACGGGAACCTATCCGTCGAAACACCGCGCGAACGGGGACCGGACGCGACTCGACCGGGAGCTGCCGACCGTCGCGGAGCTGTTCGGCGACGCGGGCTACGAGACGGTCGGCGTCTCGAACAACGTCTGGATCACCGAGGAGTTCGGCTTCTCCCGGGGCTTCGAGACGTTCCACGCCCGCGAGGGGTCGTGGCGGGACCGCGAGACGCTCGGCGACCTGCTCCGAAACCCATCCGGGTCCGACGGTCCCGGATTCTCCTTCACGGAGGCGCTCTCGGGCTGCCTCTCCCGCGACTCGGAGGCGGAGCGCGACAAGGGCGCGGAGCGGTCGATCGAGTGGGTGCGAGAGTGGCTGCAGACGCGTAACCGGACTCGGCCGTTCTTCCTGTTCGTCAACTGTATCGAACCGCACCTTGAGTACCGACCGCCGGAGGCGTACGCCGAGCGGTTCCTCCCCGAGGGCTGGTCCTACGAGGAGGCGATGGCGATCCCACAGGGCCCCCGGGAGTTCGACGTCGGCGAGTTCGACCTCTCGACGGAGGAACTGGCCGTCCTGCGGCGACTGTACCGCGCGGAGATCGCGTACATGGACGACCAGCTCGGAACGGTCGTCGACGCGCTCGAAGCGACGGGCGAGCGGGACGAGACGGTGATGGCGGTCACGAGCGACCACGGCGAGAACATCGGGGAACACGGGTTCCTCGGCCACCAGTACTCGCTGTACGATACGGTGCTTCACGTCCCGCTCGTCCTCAGCGGCGGCCGGTTCGACGACGACGCCGTCACGGGCGAGCGGATGGTGCAGACGCTGGACCTCGCGCCGACGCTGCTTGACGCGGCCGGTATCGAGGCGCCGGACGCGCGCGAGGAGTTCCAGGGCCGGTCGTTCCACCCGTCGGCCGACACCGACCCGCGGTCGAAGGCGTTCGCCGAGTACGCGGCACCTCGACCGCCGATAGAGAAGCTCGAAGAGCGATTCGACGAGATCCCCGAGCGCATCTACGACCTCCAGCGGTCGATCAAGGCGGTCCGGACGGAGACCCACAAGTACGTCCGCTGTTCGGACGGCGACGAGGAGCTCTACGAGGTCGCCGCCGACCCCGGCGAGACGACCGATATCTCGGGCGAGGCGACCGAGCGCGCGAGCGACCTCGAAGCGTCACTGGACTCGTGGCTCGCGTCCTTCGAACAGACGGAGCGAACTGAGACGGAGACCGTCTCCGTCGAGCAGTCGACCGAGCAGCGACTCGCCGACCTCGGATATCTGTAA
- the rdfA gene encoding rod-determining factor RdfA, whose translation MGGDGRRQSKVERLVEAYDLGSIGADLEAAWLGEGRERRSLRELADRFNQALLMGALRESEMSVVDGEPENFYRLLTDDDVSAGQRVEARNRLERNGIDVDGLAEDFVTYQAVRHYLTEVRGVTYEQPNEGERVERERDSIDRLQARVETVVRDTIDRLRNAGTLSIGDYRVFVGVDVLCRDCGGQFGIGELLAEGGCDCE comes from the coding sequence ATGGGCGGCGACGGACGCAGACAGTCGAAAGTCGAACGGCTCGTCGAGGCCTACGACCTCGGCAGTATCGGGGCCGACCTCGAAGCCGCGTGGCTCGGCGAGGGCCGTGAGCGCCGGAGCCTCCGCGAGTTGGCCGACCGATTCAACCAGGCGCTGTTGATGGGGGCGCTGAGAGAGAGCGAGATGAGCGTCGTCGACGGCGAGCCGGAGAACTTCTACCGGCTCCTGACCGACGACGACGTGAGCGCGGGCCAGCGAGTCGAGGCGCGGAACCGGCTCGAGCGCAACGGCATCGACGTCGACGGGTTAGCGGAGGACTTCGTCACATATCAGGCCGTCCGTCACTACCTCACGGAAGTCCGGGGTGTGACGTACGAACAGCCGAACGAGGGCGAGCGGGTCGAACGCGAGCGCGACAGTATCGACCGGCTCCAGGCCCGGGTCGAGACCGTCGTTCGAGACACGATAGACCGCCTGCGAAACGCGGGAACGCTCTCGATCGGCGACTATCGCGTGTTCGTCGGCGTCGACGTCCTCTGTCGGGACTGCGGCGGCCAGTTCGGGATCGGCGAGTTGCTCGCCGAGGGCGGCTGTGACTGCGAGTAG
- a CDS encoding sulfatase-like hydrolase/transferase: protein MPRHDTPDDVLLLLTDQERYDVATPTGPPVDTAALDRLSADGVRFTHAYTPISICSSARASLLTGRYPHNHGLLNNVHEQDAIQTDLSTSIPTFGTLLRDAGYNNSYLGKWHVGRDATPADFGFDYMGASDAHDGHLEKGLRSHREELGVDPDDIELEDALYNRHGDGEEALISARTSIPVEATRSYYIAERTIDRLEGAAEEDDPFFHRSDFVGPHHPYVVPEPYASKYDPDDIERWPSYQETFAGKPQVQENYLEYRGVDHLTWDEWAEAVSMYFGFVDLIDDQIGRILDAVDEYGLRDDLLVVHASDHGDFTGNHRQFNKGPLMYEDTYRIPLVMRGPGVEAGRECDALVSLMDLMPTFLDSAGVAEPDGVDARSLWPLLDDPENGRREAIFAEYHGDEMGLYSQRMVRTRRYKYVFNAPDVDELYDLERDPHELQNLVDHPEYESERDRLRGLLDEWMTETDDPIQKWTSRHLESDAADRSP from the coding sequence ATGCCACGACACGACACTCCGGACGACGTCCTCCTCCTCCTGACAGATCAGGAGCGGTACGACGTCGCGACACCGACCGGCCCCCCGGTCGATACCGCGGCGCTCGACCGACTCTCCGCCGACGGCGTGCGCTTCACCCACGCGTACACGCCCATCAGCATCTGCAGCAGCGCGCGGGCGTCGCTGCTGACGGGGCGCTATCCGCACAACCACGGGCTACTCAACAACGTCCACGAACAGGACGCCATTCAGACGGACCTCTCGACATCGATCCCGACGTTCGGGACGCTGCTCCGGGACGCGGGCTACAATAATTCCTACTTGGGAAAGTGGCACGTCGGGAGAGACGCCACGCCCGCGGACTTCGGATTCGACTACATGGGAGCGAGCGACGCTCACGACGGGCACCTGGAGAAGGGTCTTCGCTCGCACCGGGAAGAACTCGGCGTCGATCCGGACGATATCGAACTCGAAGACGCCCTCTACAACCGACACGGCGACGGCGAAGAGGCCCTCATTTCCGCCCGAACCTCGATTCCGGTCGAGGCGACCCGTTCGTACTACATCGCCGAGCGAACCATCGACCGACTGGAGGGGGCCGCCGAGGAGGACGACCCCTTCTTCCACCGGTCGGACTTCGTCGGACCGCACCACCCCTACGTCGTCCCGGAACCGTACGCGTCGAAGTACGACCCCGACGACATCGAGCGCTGGCCGTCCTATCAGGAGACGTTCGCGGGCAAGCCACAGGTACAGGAGAACTACCTCGAATACCGCGGCGTCGACCACCTGACGTGGGACGAGTGGGCCGAGGCCGTCTCCATGTACTTCGGGTTCGTCGACCTCATCGACGACCAGATCGGCCGGATCCTCGACGCGGTCGACGAATACGGACTCCGCGACGACCTCCTCGTCGTCCACGCCTCTGACCACGGCGACTTCACGGGAAACCACCGCCAGTTCAACAAGGGGCCGCTCATGTACGAGGACACGTATCGGATTCCGCTCGTGATGCGCGGGCCGGGCGTCGAGGCGGGCCGGGAGTGCGACGCCCTCGTCTCGCTGATGGACCTCATGCCGACGTTCCTGGACTCGGCCGGCGTGGCAGAACCCGACGGCGTCGACGCCCGGAGCCTGTGGCCGCTCCTCGACGACCCCGAGAACGGCCGGCGGGAAGCCATCTTCGCCGAGTACCACGGCGACGAGATGGGACTTTACTCCCAGCGGATGGTGCGGACCCGGCGCTACAAGTACGTGTTCAACGCCCCCGATGTCGACGAGCTGTACGACCTCGAGCGGGACCCGCACGAACTGCAGAACCTCGTCGACCACCCCGAGTACGAGTCCGAGCGGGACCGACTGCGAGGGCTACTGGACGAGTGGATGACCGAGACCGACGACCCGATTCAGAAGTGGACGAGCAGACACCTCGAAAGCGACGCGGCGGATCGGTCTCCGTAG